One part of the Dermacentor silvarum isolate Dsil-2018 chromosome 6, BIME_Dsil_1.4, whole genome shotgun sequence genome encodes these proteins:
- the LOC119456806 gene encoding uncharacterized protein LOC119456806 has protein sequence MRCAVLLQLAVAVLLLLLLGQPEAAAGAQGRRVVRYRCQYLRTQNRTKIVCSPIEVHQQQQPGSSASASMQPEAFNGQRVQRGPVCRKLHQLAERLAPFEEGAWKYCDPTSCLRESPHCTNSVLSTECSQCLGRCWIMYAFPGARVAPNAKEFPCDPLACGGDQVFCGGYKFKDD, from the exons ATGCGGTGCGCCGTTCTGCTGCAGCTGGCGGTAGCAGtccttctgctgctgctgcttgggcAGCCAGAGGCGGCCGCCGGGGCCCAGGGGCGCCGGGTCGTCCGCTACCGGTGCCAGTACCTTCGCACCCAAAACCGCACCAAGATTGTGTGCAGCCCAATCGAGgtgcaccagcagcagcagcctggcTCCTCCGCCTCCGCATCCATGCAGCCGGAAGCTTTCAACGGCCAGCGCGTTCAGA GGGGTCCCGTGTGCCGCAAGCTGCATCAGCTCGCGGAGCGGCTAGCGCCGTTCGAAGAAGGAGCCTGGAAGTACTGCGACCCCACCAGCTGCCTGCGAGAG AGCCCTCACTGCACGAACAGCGTACTGAGCACCGAGTGCAGCCAGTGCCTGGGCCGCTGTTGGATCATGTACGCCTTTCCGGGCGCACGCGTGGCTCCGAACGCCAAGGAATTCCCTTGCGATCCACTCGCATGCGGTGGAGACCAGGTTTTCT GTGGCGGATACAAGTTTAAGGATGACTAG